In one Rhopalosiphum padi isolate XX-2018 chromosome 3, ASM2088224v1, whole genome shotgun sequence genomic region, the following are encoded:
- the LOC132923753 gene encoding protein abnormal spindle-like isoform X1, translating to MSQFVTEFSPPVKFKSKHEDEANTVLDYCMVLAPFQKQTQVEFSNIRIKETAIRFLTVVNLFDKPRQFILPSSNDGIYFDVYEFTLQPNSQRKISITWQPSVYGNMRKLIRIEQVDNNRKYDFVIFGNCIDPLQKKLKGASVTFAKSKNTNLTKKRFNSGQNKIILNKTRFVNCATERVILVDNATKISEPISAVALESPMRRQTYSIGEKENIPNLENNMVGQDKIFTSSEYSLKHSDKNYQSTTFNNPLKTQSANYDIMTDDSLDESLEKLISTNSPFNDFFLTPLKSTENLLSPFSTTKKCISLNIADENTSFNTSPFKPIDASTAAKIYTPDNRKPTRISVNLCEKFEEIPKNKFNIDDTTFTKNINPNKFALPLKVEQSFNISQNHEQSITRTPMHHTRIISSNTKPKRPSFVIKNSPYYKCSPKSSMISKNRLKQYSILSPRTKHLRTPKLDKCDQYLKCLANPELVYHNNAEDPFLKMSQYYESEWLDRQESDMIRWLNALLMPTDKLADEEQVNDLEQAAVAWEEASKKSHRNKPMQFATQKDLFVSQIYKQSPQQWSALRKATTNLITSTNVATVLSKLTISIEKDFITVRDDRQIHLDLNLKKKITDLLKCYNPLWLRIGLEAVYGQIIHINSGSHDLDGLGWFIRKNLFNNDYIKQKFTKASVLQVNLPTYNIAMKKFILRKIFMLVYFLDRAKEQQLIRHNPCLFKIDSPYKSSHDFLMGFCADMVTANGDINRRLRSIGYNLTHKQTHLDEVNYAVKSLNDLRDGTRITRVVEILFKGEPLSQKLRLPAISKLQKIHNVNLALTRISEHISIEGNISTRDIVNGHREKMLSLFWQLIYKYLTPRYNKAAVTIQHWWRNNNLNLVIIKRIRAKQTFKRHLAATKIQATVRGYLTRKHWPYKQVELIANREKLHLASTKIKQYLQDKLKLLTEDRKQYIILRRTTVFVQRKFRSKIAMKRDRQQYIKAKKSALLIQKMYRGFMIRKNWSQIKDSLIIEKINRINAINIIKRSLRKNLPPTEDELYYKKLIQVTLAVQRRFRANNLMKVQMKAFINLKKSAIVIQQKFRAKQAMVKQKEDYLKLKMCTLKLQAVTRGYIVRKQWPVLHAELQANRMRLIICSNIIKRTLRNNLPLTEDRIKFLDLKRSVIIVQNRFRAMKEMKLQRQKYLKLKIITLKLQSLARGYIVRKQWPSLRNELVIKRQYLINCSNIIKRALRKNLPLTEDRIKFLDLKRSVIIVQNRFRALKKMKMQRQQYLKLKAITLKLQSLARGYIVRKQWPSLRNELVIKRQYLINCSNIIKRALRKNLPLTEDRIKFLGLKRSVIIVQNRFRALKEMKMQRQQYLKLKAITLKLQSLARGYIVRKQWPSLRNELVIKRQYLINCSNIIKRALRKNLPVNKNRLRFLELRRATIIIQSRFRANRQVKEYQILRNNVIMVQRRFKANVAMRQQKCIYVDTRTKIIQLQAFFRRHLVLKKWPETRCELETNKKRLIAASNTIKKFLRLCLLPTPDRLRYIKLRQSVMNLQARYRAIVAMKSAEREYLLLKCSTITLQRHYRARKAMLVQKQRYELLKKSTIILQTHVRGYLARRRWLQLKDNMEVERRLALETLECKRLLAGHAFLFELKMKMRAAVQLQIWIRNVMLNRKHLQKKNVAASRIQAMVRGFMVRKRLPKIKEELHIQKLVRAATLIQAIWRGYTVRKRYQCRRETIRIPKKGALTLGKRHNDVVDVLNKQKRNEYSYRELTTVFWNLDTCTTLSKELCLKTSEGTIVDYMFHFLHYSNQSQPSLEAREPAIRVLTNLLKYHETSWHIWVRTVNADMVKDLIKMMKTCCGKISGKKLYCSIATWLWIALQDPEKKIYIKKIPSAIVDIKFMMDTLKKRYTISKVDKKTMVLPSTRPTWSIGSKCQKCFDSDFFATIEICKLLNI from the exons TTTCAAAAGCAGACTCAAGTAGAATTCTCAAACATAAGAATTAAAGAAACAGCCATTAGATTTTTAACAGTTGTTAACTTGTTTGACAAACCTAGACAG tttattttacCTTCTTCAAATGATGgtatatattttgatgtttatgAATTCACCTTACAACCAAATTCACAACGTAAGATATCCATTACCTGGCAACCATCTGTATATGGAAACATGCGAAAATTGATCAGAATAGAACAAGTAGATAACAAccgaaaatatgattttgttatttttggaaATTGTATTGATCCTTTACAGAAGAAACTAAAA GGTGCTTCAGTAACATTTGCAAAgtctaaaaatacaaatttgactaaaaaaagatttaatagtGGTCAGAACAAAATAATCTTGAATAAAACAAGATTTGTTAATTGTGCAACAGAAAGAGTTATTTTAGTTGATAATGCTACAAAAATATCTGAACCTATTAGCGCTGTAGCTTTAGAATCGCCTATGAGACGGCAAACCTATTCAATTGGAGAGAAAGAAAATATACCAAATTTGGAAAACAATATGGTTGGCCAAGACAAAATCTTCACCAGTTCTGAGTATAGTCTTAAACATTCAGATAAAAATTACCAAAGTACCACATTCAATAATCCTTTAAAAACTCAAAGTGCAAATTATGACATAATGACTGACGATTCACTAGATGAATCACtcgaaaaattaattagtaCTAATTCTCCATTTAATGACTTCTTTTTGACTCCATTAAAAAGTACTGAAAACTTATTATCTCCATTCAGTaccacaaaaaaatgtataagtctTAATATAGCTGATGAAAACACATCATTCAATACATCACCATTTAAGCCAATAGATGCTTCAACTGCAGCTAAAATTTACACTCCTGATAATAGAAAACCAACTAGAATATCAGTAAATCTTTGTGAGAAATTTGAagaaataccaaaaaataaatttaatattgatgatacaacttttactaaaaatatcaacCCAAACAAATTTGCTCTGCCTCTAAAAGTTGAACAATCTTTCAACATATCACAAAATCATGAACAGTCTATCACTCGGACACCTATGCATCATACaa gaATTATTTCGAGCAATACTAAGCCCAAAAGACCatcatttgttattaaaaattctccTTACTACAAATGTAGCCCGAAATCATCAATGATCTCTAAGAATAGATTGAAACAATACA gcatTCTTAGTCCACGGACTAAACATTTGAGAACTCCAAAGTTGGATAAATGTGATCAATATCTCAAATGCTTAGCAAATCCAGAACTTGTATATCACAATAATGCTGAAGAtccttttttaaaaat gtCTCAATATTATGAATCTGAATGGTTAGATCGCCAAGAATCTGATATGATTCGATGGTTAAATGCACTGCTTATGCCTACTGATAAGTTGGCAGATGAAGAACAAGTAAATGATTTGGAGCAAGCAGCAGTAGCTTGGGAAGAAGCATCTAAAAAAAGCCATAGAAATAAACCTATGCAATTTGCTACTCAAAAAGATCTTTTTGTATCTCAAATATACAAACAGTCTCCACAGCAGTGGAGCGCATTACGGAAAGCAACTACAAATCTTATTACATCTACAAATGTTGCAACTGTTTTATCAAAATTGACCATATCTATAGAAAAAGATTTTATAACAGTTCGAGATGATCGTCAAATACATTTGGATTTAA atttaaagaaaaaaattacggaTCTGTTAAAATGCTATAATCCACTGTGGTTACGAATTGGTTTGGAAGCAGTGTATGGTCAAATAATTCACATAAATTCTGGATCCCATGACTTAGATGGTCTTGGATGGTTTATacgtaaaaatttgtttaataatgatTACATTAAACAAAAGTTTACCAAAGCTTCTGTTCTTCAAGTGAACCTTCCCACGTACaat ATTGCCATGAAAAAATTTATcttgagaaaaatatttatgcttgTATATTTTTTGGATCGTGCTAAAGAACAGCAATTGATTAGACATAATCCATGTCTTTTCAAAATAGATTCCCCTTATAAA agCAGCCATGATTTCTTGATGGGATTTTGTGCTGACATGGTAACAGCAAATGGTGATATAAATCGTCGGCTACGTAGTATTGGCTACAACTTGACCCATAAACAAACCCATTTGGATGAAGTTAATTATGCTGTTAAATCATTAAATGACCTTAGGGATGGCACTAGAATCACTAGAGTTGTAGAAATCTTGTTTAAAGGAGAACCACTGTCGCAGAAACTAAGACTTCCTGCTATATCGAAATTGCAGAAAATTCATAACGTTAATTTAGCATTAACAAGGATATCCGAACATATTAGTATTGAGGGAAATATAAGCACTCGTGACATTGTAAATGGTCACagagaaaaaatgttatcgcTATTCtggcaattaatttataagtatttaactcCTCGGTACAATAAAGCAGCAGTAACAATTCAACATTGGTGGCGAAACAATAACCtcaatttagtaattataaaaagaattagAGCTAAACAAACTTTTAAACGACACTTAGCTGCTACTAAAATACAAGCTACTGTCCGTGGTTATTTAACCAGAAAACATTGGCCTTATAAGCAAGTAGAATTGATTGCAAACCGTGAAAAGTTACATCTGGCGTCAactaaaatcaaacaatatctACAAGATAAACTTAAGCTTTTAACTGAAGAccgaaaacaatatataattttaagaagaaCTACTGTATTTGTGCAAAGAAAATTTAGATCAAAAATAGCAATGAAAAGAGATCGACAACAGTATATAAAAGCTAAAAAATCAGCTTTactaattcaaaaaatgtatcgTGGTTTTATGATAAGAAAAAACTGGTCACAAATAAAAGATTCCCTTATAATAGAAAAGATAAATCGAATtaatgctataaatataatcaaacgaTCTCTAAGAAAGAACTTGCCACCAACTGAAGACGAAttgtactataaaaaattaatacaggtAACATTGGCTGTTCAAAGAAGATTTAGGGCAAATAATCTGATGAAAGTACAGATGAAAGCATTTATTAACTTAAAGAAAAGTGCAATAGTCATACAACAAAAATTTAGAGCAAAACAAGCCATGGTTAAACAAAAAGAAgactatttaaaacttaaaatgtgtaCACTCAAGTTGCAAGCTGTTACTCGAGGTTATATTGTGCGAAAACAATGGCCTGTATTACATGCTGAGTTACAAGCTAATAGAATGCGTTTAATCAtctgtagtaatattattaagagaACGCTCAGAAATAATCTTCCATTAACAGAAGACCGTATTAAATTTCTCGATTTAAAAAGATCTGTCATTATTGTACAAAACCGATTCCGTGCTATGAAAGAAATGAAACTGCAAAgacaaaaatatctaaaacttaaaataataactctTAAGCTACAAAGTTTAGCTAGAGGATATATAGTAAGAAAGCAATGGCCATCTTTAAGAAATGAATTAGTAATAAAACgtcaatatttgattaattgtagcaatataattaaaagggcTTTGAGGAAAAATCTTCCATTAACAGAAGACCGTATTAAATTTCTCGATTTAAAAAGATCTGTCATTATTGTACAAAACCGATTCCGTgctttgaaaaaaatgaaaatgcaaAGACAACAATATCTAAAACTTAAAGCTATAACACTTAAACTGCAAAGTTTGGCCAGAGGATATATAGTAAGAAAGCAATGGCCATCTTTAAGAAATGAATTAGTAATAAAACgtcaatatttgattaattgtagtaatataattaaaagggcTTTGAGGAAAAATCTTCCATTAACAGAAGACCGTATTAAATTTCTCGGTTTAAAAAGATCTGTCATTATTGTACAAAACCGATTCCGTGCTTTGAAAGAAATGAAAATGCAAAGACAACAATATCTAAAACTTAAAGCTATAACACTTAAACTGCAAAGTTTGGCCAGAGGATATATAGTAAGAAAGCAATGGCCATCTTTAAGAAATGAATTAGTAATAAAACgtcaatatttgattaattgtagtaatataattaaaagggcTTTGAGGAAAAATCTTCCAGTTAATAAGAATCGTTTAAGATTTCTCGAGCTTAGAAGagctacaattattattcaaagtaGATTCAGGGCTAATAGACAAGTTAAAGAGTATCAGATATTGCGTAATAATGTTATCATGGTTCAAAGAAGATTTAAGGCTAATGTGGCTATGAGACAACAAAAATGCATTTATGTAGATACCAGAACAAAGATTATTCAACTGCAAGCATTCTTCAGACGACATTTGGTGCTTAAAAAATGGCCAGAGACTAGATGTGAATTAGAAACTAATAAGAAACGTTTAATTGCTGCTAGTAACACAATAAAGAAGTTCCTGCGCCTATGCTTGTTACCCACTCCGGATCGCttaagatatataaaattaagacaGTCTGTGATGAACCTCCAAGCAAGATATCGAGCCATTGTTGCCATGAAATCAGCAGAacgtgaatatttattattaaaatgtagtaCAATCACATTACAAAGACATTACAGAGCACGTAAAGCCATGTTGGTGCAAAAACAGCGATATGAGCTTCTGAAAAAGTCCACAATCATATTGCAAACTCATGTTAGAGGATATTTGGCGCGTAGACGTTGGCTTCAGTTAAAAGATAATATGGAAGTTGAACGTAGACTAGCGCTTGAAACTTTAGAG TGCAAACGGTTGTTAGCTGGCCATGCGTTCCTATTTGAGTTGAAAATGAAAATGCGAGCTGCCGTTCAGTTACAAATTTGGATCAGGAACGTAATGTTAAACCGTAAACATTTACAGAAAAAGAATGTTGCGGCATCAAGAATACAAGCTATGGTCAGAGGATTTATGGTAAGAAAGAGATTACCCAAGATCAAGGAAGAATTACATATTCAAAAACTTGTGCGGGCTGCAACTTTGATACAG gcTATATGGAGAGGTTATACTGTTAGAAAGAGGTATCAGTGTAGACGAGAAACAATTAGAATTCCCAAAAAAGGTGCTCTCACATTAGGCAAACGACACAATGACGTGGTTGATGTATTAAACAAGCAAAAAAGAAATGAATATTCTTATCGGGAACTTACTACAGTTTTCTGGAATTTAG ATACATGTACAACCTTATCCAAAGAATTATGTTTGAAGACATCAGAAGGTACGATTGTTGACTACATGTTTCACTTTTTGCATTATTCCAATCAGTCTCAGCCTAGTCTTGAAGCAAGGGAGCCAGCCATCCGCGTGTTAACAAATCTACTTAAGTATCACGAAACCTCTTGGCACATCTGGGTG agaACCGTAAATGCTGACATGGTCAAAGACCTGATCAAAATGATGAAAACATGTTGTGGAAAAATCAGTggcaaaaaattgtattgttcaaTCGCTACTTGGCTCTGGATAGCTCTACAAGACCCTGAAAAGAAAATT
- the LOC132923753 gene encoding protein abnormal spindle-like isoform X2: protein MSQFVTEFSPPVKFKSKHEDEANTVLDYCMVLAPFQKQTQVEFSNIRIKETAIRFLTVVNLFDKPRQFILPSSNDGIYFDVYEFTLQPNSQRKISITWQPSVYGNMRKLIRIEQVDNNRKYDFVIFGNCIDPLQKKLKGASVTFAKSKNTNLTKKRFNSGQNKIILNKTRFVNCATERVILVDNATKISEPISAVALESPMRRQTYSIGEKENIPNLENNMVGQDKIFTSSEYSLKHSDKNYQSTTFNNPLKTQSANYDIMTDDSLDESLEKLISTNSPFNDFFLTPLKSTENLLSPFSTTKKCISLNIADENTSFNTSPFKPIDASTAAKIYTPDNRKPTRISVNLCEKFEEIPKNKFNIDDTTFTKNINPNKFALPLKVEQSFNISQNHEQSITRTPMHHTRIISSNTKPKRPSFVIKNSPYYKCSPKSSMISKNRLKQYSILSPRTKHLRTPKLDKCDQYLKCLANPELVYHNNAEDPFLKMSQYYESEWLDRQESDMIRWLNALLMPTDKLADEEQVNDLEQAAVAWEEASKKSHRNKPMQFATQKDLFVSQIYKQSPQQWSALRKATTNLITSTNVATVLSKLTISIEKDFITVRDDRQIHLDLNLKKKITDLLKCYNPLWLRIGLEAVYGQIIHINSGSHDLDGLGWFIRKNLFNNDYIKQKFTKASVLQVNLPTYNIAMKKFILRKIFMLVYFLDRAKEQQLIRHNPCLFKIDSPYKSSHDFLMGFCADMVTANGDINRRLRSIGYNLTHKQTHLDEVNYAVKSLNDLRDGTRITRVVEILFKGEPLSQKLRLPAISKLQKIHNVNLALTRISEHISIEGNISTRDIVNGHREKMLSLFWQLIYKYLTPRYNKAAVTIQHWWRNNNLNLVIIKRIRAKQTFKRHLAATKIQATVRGYLTRKHWPYKQVELIANREKLHLASTKIKQYLQDKLKLLTEDRKQYIILRRTTVFVQRKFRSKIAMKRDRQQYIKAKKSALLIQKMYRGFMIRKNWSQIKDSLIIEKINRINAINIIKRSLRKNLPPTEDELYYKKLIQVTLAVQRRFRANNLMKVQMKAFINLKKSAIVIQQKFRAKQAMVKQKEDYLKLKMCTLKLQAVTRGYIVRKQWPVLHAELQANRMRLIICSNIIKRTLRNNLPLTEDRIKFLDLKRSVIIVQNRFRAMKEMKLQRQKYLKLKIITLKLQSLARGYIVRKQWPSLRNELVIKRQYLINCSNIIKRALRKNLPLTEDRIKFLDLKRSVIIVQNRFRALKKMKMQRQQYLKLKAITLKLQSLARGYIVRKQWPSLRNELVIKRQYLINCSNIIKRALRKNLPLTEDRIKFLGLKRSVIIVQNRFRALKEMKMQRQQYLKLKAITLKLQSLARGYIVRKQWPSLRNELVIKRQYLINCSNIIKRALRKNLPVNKNRLRFLELRRATIIIQSRFRANRQVKEYQILRNNVIMVQRRFKANVAMRQQKCIYVDTRTKIIQLQAFFRRHLVLKKWPETRCELETNKKRLIAASNTIKKFLRLCLLPTPDRLRYIKLRQSVMNLQARYRAIVAMKSAEREYLLLKCSTITLQRHYRARKAMLVQKQRYELLKKSTIILQTHVRGYLARRRWLQLKDNMEVERRLALETLEKKNVAASRIQAMVRGFMVRKRLPKIKEELHIQKLVRAATLIQAIWRGYTVRKRYQCRRETIRIPKKGALTLGKRHNDVVDVLNKQKRNEYSYRELTTVFWNLDTCTTLSKELCLKTSEGTIVDYMFHFLHYSNQSQPSLEAREPAIRVLTNLLKYHETSWHIWVRTVNADMVKDLIKMMKTCCGKISGKKLYCSIATWLWIALQDPEKKIYIKKIPSAIVDIKFMMDTLKKRYTISKVDKKTMVLPSTRPTWSIGSKCQKCFDSDFFATIEICKLLNI from the exons TTTCAAAAGCAGACTCAAGTAGAATTCTCAAACATAAGAATTAAAGAAACAGCCATTAGATTTTTAACAGTTGTTAACTTGTTTGACAAACCTAGACAG tttattttacCTTCTTCAAATGATGgtatatattttgatgtttatgAATTCACCTTACAACCAAATTCACAACGTAAGATATCCATTACCTGGCAACCATCTGTATATGGAAACATGCGAAAATTGATCAGAATAGAACAAGTAGATAACAAccgaaaatatgattttgttatttttggaaATTGTATTGATCCTTTACAGAAGAAACTAAAA GGTGCTTCAGTAACATTTGCAAAgtctaaaaatacaaatttgactaaaaaaagatttaatagtGGTCAGAACAAAATAATCTTGAATAAAACAAGATTTGTTAATTGTGCAACAGAAAGAGTTATTTTAGTTGATAATGCTACAAAAATATCTGAACCTATTAGCGCTGTAGCTTTAGAATCGCCTATGAGACGGCAAACCTATTCAATTGGAGAGAAAGAAAATATACCAAATTTGGAAAACAATATGGTTGGCCAAGACAAAATCTTCACCAGTTCTGAGTATAGTCTTAAACATTCAGATAAAAATTACCAAAGTACCACATTCAATAATCCTTTAAAAACTCAAAGTGCAAATTATGACATAATGACTGACGATTCACTAGATGAATCACtcgaaaaattaattagtaCTAATTCTCCATTTAATGACTTCTTTTTGACTCCATTAAAAAGTACTGAAAACTTATTATCTCCATTCAGTaccacaaaaaaatgtataagtctTAATATAGCTGATGAAAACACATCATTCAATACATCACCATTTAAGCCAATAGATGCTTCAACTGCAGCTAAAATTTACACTCCTGATAATAGAAAACCAACTAGAATATCAGTAAATCTTTGTGAGAAATTTGAagaaataccaaaaaataaatttaatattgatgatacaacttttactaaaaatatcaacCCAAACAAATTTGCTCTGCCTCTAAAAGTTGAACAATCTTTCAACATATCACAAAATCATGAACAGTCTATCACTCGGACACCTATGCATCATACaa gaATTATTTCGAGCAATACTAAGCCCAAAAGACCatcatttgttattaaaaattctccTTACTACAAATGTAGCCCGAAATCATCAATGATCTCTAAGAATAGATTGAAACAATACA gcatTCTTAGTCCACGGACTAAACATTTGAGAACTCCAAAGTTGGATAAATGTGATCAATATCTCAAATGCTTAGCAAATCCAGAACTTGTATATCACAATAATGCTGAAGAtccttttttaaaaat gtCTCAATATTATGAATCTGAATGGTTAGATCGCCAAGAATCTGATATGATTCGATGGTTAAATGCACTGCTTATGCCTACTGATAAGTTGGCAGATGAAGAACAAGTAAATGATTTGGAGCAAGCAGCAGTAGCTTGGGAAGAAGCATCTAAAAAAAGCCATAGAAATAAACCTATGCAATTTGCTACTCAAAAAGATCTTTTTGTATCTCAAATATACAAACAGTCTCCACAGCAGTGGAGCGCATTACGGAAAGCAACTACAAATCTTATTACATCTACAAATGTTGCAACTGTTTTATCAAAATTGACCATATCTATAGAAAAAGATTTTATAACAGTTCGAGATGATCGTCAAATACATTTGGATTTAA atttaaagaaaaaaattacggaTCTGTTAAAATGCTATAATCCACTGTGGTTACGAATTGGTTTGGAAGCAGTGTATGGTCAAATAATTCACATAAATTCTGGATCCCATGACTTAGATGGTCTTGGATGGTTTATacgtaaaaatttgtttaataatgatTACATTAAACAAAAGTTTACCAAAGCTTCTGTTCTTCAAGTGAACCTTCCCACGTACaat ATTGCCATGAAAAAATTTATcttgagaaaaatatttatgcttgTATATTTTTTGGATCGTGCTAAAGAACAGCAATTGATTAGACATAATCCATGTCTTTTCAAAATAGATTCCCCTTATAAA agCAGCCATGATTTCTTGATGGGATTTTGTGCTGACATGGTAACAGCAAATGGTGATATAAATCGTCGGCTACGTAGTATTGGCTACAACTTGACCCATAAACAAACCCATTTGGATGAAGTTAATTATGCTGTTAAATCATTAAATGACCTTAGGGATGGCACTAGAATCACTAGAGTTGTAGAAATCTTGTTTAAAGGAGAACCACTGTCGCAGAAACTAAGACTTCCTGCTATATCGAAATTGCAGAAAATTCATAACGTTAATTTAGCATTAACAAGGATATCCGAACATATTAGTATTGAGGGAAATATAAGCACTCGTGACATTGTAAATGGTCACagagaaaaaatgttatcgcTATTCtggcaattaatttataagtatttaactcCTCGGTACAATAAAGCAGCAGTAACAATTCAACATTGGTGGCGAAACAATAACCtcaatttagtaattataaaaagaattagAGCTAAACAAACTTTTAAACGACACTTAGCTGCTACTAAAATACAAGCTACTGTCCGTGGTTATTTAACCAGAAAACATTGGCCTTATAAGCAAGTAGAATTGATTGCAAACCGTGAAAAGTTACATCTGGCGTCAactaaaatcaaacaatatctACAAGATAAACTTAAGCTTTTAACTGAAGAccgaaaacaatatataattttaagaagaaCTACTGTATTTGTGCAAAGAAAATTTAGATCAAAAATAGCAATGAAAAGAGATCGACAACAGTATATAAAAGCTAAAAAATCAGCTTTactaattcaaaaaatgtatcgTGGTTTTATGATAAGAAAAAACTGGTCACAAATAAAAGATTCCCTTATAATAGAAAAGATAAATCGAATtaatgctataaatataatcaaacgaTCTCTAAGAAAGAACTTGCCACCAACTGAAGACGAAttgtactataaaaaattaatacaggtAACATTGGCTGTTCAAAGAAGATTTAGGGCAAATAATCTGATGAAAGTACAGATGAAAGCATTTATTAACTTAAAGAAAAGTGCAATAGTCATACAACAAAAATTTAGAGCAAAACAAGCCATGGTTAAACAAAAAGAAgactatttaaaacttaaaatgtgtaCACTCAAGTTGCAAGCTGTTACTCGAGGTTATATTGTGCGAAAACAATGGCCTGTATTACATGCTGAGTTACAAGCTAATAGAATGCGTTTAATCAtctgtagtaatattattaagagaACGCTCAGAAATAATCTTCCATTAACAGAAGACCGTATTAAATTTCTCGATTTAAAAAGATCTGTCATTATTGTACAAAACCGATTCCGTGCTATGAAAGAAATGAAACTGCAAAgacaaaaatatctaaaacttaaaataataactctTAAGCTACAAAGTTTAGCTAGAGGATATATAGTAAGAAAGCAATGGCCATCTTTAAGAAATGAATTAGTAATAAAACgtcaatatttgattaattgtagcaatataattaaaagggcTTTGAGGAAAAATCTTCCATTAACAGAAGACCGTATTAAATTTCTCGATTTAAAAAGATCTGTCATTATTGTACAAAACCGATTCCGTgctttgaaaaaaatgaaaatgcaaAGACAACAATATCTAAAACTTAAAGCTATAACACTTAAACTGCAAAGTTTGGCCAGAGGATATATAGTAAGAAAGCAATGGCCATCTTTAAGAAATGAATTAGTAATAAAACgtcaatatttgattaattgtagtaatataattaaaagggcTTTGAGGAAAAATCTTCCATTAACAGAAGACCGTATTAAATTTCTCGGTTTAAAAAGATCTGTCATTATTGTACAAAACCGATTCCGTGCTTTGAAAGAAATGAAAATGCAAAGACAACAATATCTAAAACTTAAAGCTATAACACTTAAACTGCAAAGTTTGGCCAGAGGATATATAGTAAGAAAGCAATGGCCATCTTTAAGAAATGAATTAGTAATAAAACgtcaatatttgattaattgtagtaatataattaaaagggcTTTGAGGAAAAATCTTCCAGTTAATAAGAATCGTTTAAGATTTCTCGAGCTTAGAAGagctacaattattattcaaagtaGATTCAGGGCTAATAGACAAGTTAAAGAGTATCAGATATTGCGTAATAATGTTATCATGGTTCAAAGAAGATTTAAGGCTAATGTGGCTATGAGACAACAAAAATGCATTTATGTAGATACCAGAACAAAGATTATTCAACTGCAAGCATTCTTCAGACGACATTTGGTGCTTAAAAAATGGCCAGAGACTAGATGTGAATTAGAAACTAATAAGAAACGTTTAATTGCTGCTAGTAACACAATAAAGAAGTTCCTGCGCCTATGCTTGTTACCCACTCCGGATCGCttaagatatataaaattaagacaGTCTGTGATGAACCTCCAAGCAAGATATCGAGCCATTGTTGCCATGAAATCAGCAGAacgtgaatatttattattaaaatgtagtaCAATCACATTACAAAGACATTACAGAGCACGTAAAGCCATGTTGGTGCAAAAACAGCGATATGAGCTTCTGAAAAAGTCCACAATCATATTGCAAACTCATGTTAGAGGATATTTGGCGCGTAGACGTTGGCTTCAGTTAAAAGATAATATGGAAGTTGAACGTAGACTAGCGCTTGAAACTTTAGAG AAAAAGAATGTTGCGGCATCAAGAATACAAGCTATGGTCAGAGGATTTATGGTAAGAAAGAGATTACCCAAGATCAAGGAAGAATTACATATTCAAAAACTTGTGCGGGCTGCAACTTTGATACAG gcTATATGGAGAGGTTATACTGTTAGAAAGAGGTATCAGTGTAGACGAGAAACAATTAGAATTCCCAAAAAAGGTGCTCTCACATTAGGCAAACGACACAATGACGTGGTTGATGTATTAAACAAGCAAAAAAGAAATGAATATTCTTATCGGGAACTTACTACAGTTTTCTGGAATTTAG ATACATGTACAACCTTATCCAAAGAATTATGTTTGAAGACATCAGAAGGTACGATTGTTGACTACATGTTTCACTTTTTGCATTATTCCAATCAGTCTCAGCCTAGTCTTGAAGCAAGGGAGCCAGCCATCCGCGTGTTAACAAATCTACTTAAGTATCACGAAACCTCTTGGCACATCTGGGTG agaACCGTAAATGCTGACATGGTCAAAGACCTGATCAAAATGATGAAAACATGTTGTGGAAAAATCAGTggcaaaaaattgtattgttcaaTCGCTACTTGGCTCTGGATAGCTCTACAAGACCCTGAAAAGAAAATT